A window of Ketobacter sp. MCCC 1A13808 contains these coding sequences:
- a CDS encoding DHA2 family efflux MFS transporter permease subunit yields MGRSSSNLVTDAAASDQLTSKMLPPAAMWSAAVLLAVANFMAVLDLSIANVSVPNIAGGLGASPGEGTWVITSYAVAEAIIVPLTGWLTSRFGSVRVLVVAMAGFGLCSALCALSTSLNFLVVARILQGLTGGPLIPLSQALLLRIFPSHQQALAMALWSMTTVLAPVVGPLLGGVLCDAVGWPSIFWINVPISIVATLALWKCLQSHETPSRRVEVDLIGLVLLVVWVGALQLTLDLGKDHDWFASDLIVSLTVVSFVGLVTFVIWELTDDNPIVNLKILRYRGFATSLIALALAMGAYFATIVLTPLWLQTDMGYTARQAGTTMAGSGIAAFVASAVASKMLARANHKYMVVGALLYLGIISFIRSGATSQMTYGQIAMQVSFMGLGMSFFIIPLMTSALRSVKTEDLAAASGLINFVRTVAGAFGTSIVTSAWINGGSRYHEEIVSALQNTRHLIDFFVQRGMSTEQSIFLIERVVAGQAAMLSTNQVFTGCSVTFVLTALVVLLMPLASDKTRPAR; encoded by the coding sequence ATGGGCAGATCCTCTTCAAATTTAGTGACGGATGCGGCTGCATCGGACCAGCTAACTTCAAAAATGTTACCACCCGCGGCGATGTGGTCCGCAGCCGTACTGTTGGCGGTAGCAAATTTTATGGCCGTTCTGGATTTGAGTATTGCGAATGTGTCGGTGCCGAATATTGCAGGTGGTTTGGGTGCATCACCCGGAGAGGGAACATGGGTAATAACGTCATACGCTGTGGCGGAAGCCATTATCGTGCCGTTAACAGGTTGGTTGACCAGCCGCTTTGGGTCGGTTCGCGTGTTGGTGGTGGCTATGGCGGGGTTTGGTTTGTGTTCCGCGCTCTGTGCGCTTTCAACCAGCTTAAATTTTTTGGTGGTGGCTCGGATACTTCAGGGGTTGACCGGTGGCCCGTTAATCCCGCTGTCCCAAGCCTTGCTGCTGCGGATATTTCCCTCACATCAGCAGGCTTTGGCTATGGCGTTATGGTCTATGACCACCGTGCTCGCTCCAGTCGTTGGTCCGCTACTTGGGGGGGTGTTATGTGATGCTGTAGGTTGGCCAAGCATATTCTGGATTAACGTACCTATTTCTATCGTAGCAACATTGGCGTTATGGAAATGCCTGCAATCCCACGAGACACCCTCTCGGCGTGTAGAAGTGGATTTAATCGGCCTGGTGTTGTTAGTTGTCTGGGTCGGCGCGTTGCAGTTAACGCTGGATCTCGGCAAGGACCATGACTGGTTTGCATCGGATTTGATAGTAAGTTTGACAGTAGTTTCGTTTGTTGGACTTGTTACCTTCGTGATTTGGGAGCTCACGGACGATAATCCGATCGTGAATCTTAAGATACTTCGTTATCGGGGTTTTGCTACCAGCCTGATTGCGTTAGCGCTGGCGATGGGAGCTTATTTTGCAACGATCGTACTCACGCCTTTGTGGCTCCAAACTGATATGGGGTATACCGCACGCCAGGCAGGTACGACGATGGCGGGCAGTGGAATAGCCGCGTTTGTAGCATCGGCCGTAGCAAGCAAAATGTTGGCGCGTGCCAATCATAAATATATGGTCGTCGGCGCTTTACTTTACCTTGGAATAATCTCCTTCATTCGCAGTGGCGCGACCAGCCAGATGACCTATGGGCAAATAGCAATGCAAGTCTCATTCATGGGGCTTGGGATGTCTTTTTTCATTATTCCGCTAATGACTTCAGCGCTGCGTAGTGTCAAGACCGAAGATCTTGCTGCTGCTTCTGGCCTGATCAATTTCGTACGCACGGTTGCGGGTGCTTTTGGCACGTCCATCGTCACTAGCGCATGGATCAACGGAGGCAGTCGATATCATGAAGAAATTGTAAGTGCCCTGCAGAATACCCGACATTTGATCGATTTTTTTGTTCAGCGAGGCATGTCCACGGAGCAATCGATTTTTTTAATAGAGCGAGTGGTAGCAGGCCAGGCAGCCATGCTGTCAACCAATCAGGTTTTCACAGGTTGTTCCGTTACATTTGTGTTGACGGCTTTGGTGGTCCTGTTGATGCCTCTGGCGAGTGATAAGACAAGGCCTGCTCGCTAA
- a CDS encoding HlyD family efflux transporter periplasmic adaptor subunit, producing the protein MQFRKNNPVSAGQAKIDQDIATAEDAHPGFNSHTRQRAFTLLALLVFLVAAAGLSYGAIIGSAHRITTDNAYVNAELAQVTPLVSGAVADIKVKDTQFVHEGDVLVVLDDKDLRLSVARAEAHFWQAQRRVRGYFANDLALGAVIASREAALTSAGADLAHIEREYARRQNLARDNAISKEELAVAGNRVDQATAALSVAQAQLELARADRDANRALIDDTTLQNHPEIKAAEVQLQQAEWNLERSVIRAPLDGLIAKRSVQIGQRVQAGATLMNIVPLHEVFVSANFKEVQLKDVKVGQAVTLKADLYGDQYIYNGKVAGIAGGTGAAFAIIPAQNATGNWIKVVQRLPVRIEIDPNQLRQRPLRIGLSMETTIHLEK; encoded by the coding sequence ATGCAGTTTAGAAAGAACAACCCTGTCTCCGCAGGTCAAGCCAAGATCGATCAGGATATTGCAACCGCGGAGGACGCTCATCCGGGTTTCAATTCCCACACGCGTCAGCGGGCATTTACCCTGTTGGCACTCCTGGTGTTTCTGGTCGCGGCTGCTGGGCTCAGCTATGGGGCAATCATCGGAAGTGCTCACAGAATTACAACAGATAACGCCTATGTCAACGCTGAATTGGCACAGGTGACCCCTTTGGTCTCTGGTGCGGTAGCGGATATCAAAGTTAAGGATACTCAGTTTGTTCATGAAGGTGATGTCCTGGTAGTGCTGGATGATAAGGACTTGCGCCTATCCGTTGCCCGGGCCGAAGCACATTTTTGGCAAGCCCAGCGCAGAGTGCGGGGTTACTTTGCCAATGATTTGGCGCTAGGTGCGGTGATTGCTTCCCGGGAGGCGGCGCTGACCAGTGCAGGCGCGGATTTAGCTCATATAGAGCGCGAGTATGCTCGTCGGCAAAACCTTGCGCGTGACAACGCGATTTCGAAAGAGGAATTGGCTGTCGCAGGTAATCGTGTGGATCAAGCTACTGCAGCGCTTTCCGTAGCCCAGGCTCAACTTGAACTGGCACGTGCTGACCGGGACGCCAATCGTGCGCTGATCGACGACACGACGTTACAAAACCACCCCGAAATTAAAGCCGCCGAGGTTCAGTTACAGCAGGCTGAATGGAATCTCGAGCGTAGTGTGATTCGTGCCCCCTTGGATGGATTGATTGCAAAGCGATCCGTTCAAATTGGGCAGAGAGTGCAGGCCGGCGCAACGTTGATGAATATCGTTCCTCTCCATGAGGTATTTGTCAGTGCGAATTTCAAGGAAGTTCAACTTAAGGATGTGAAAGTGGGGCAAGCAGTCACTCTTAAAGCTGACCTGTATGGGGATCAGTATATTTATAACGGTAAGGTTGCCGGAATCGCCGGAGGAACCGGGGCGGCGTTCGCAATAATTCCAGCTCAAAATGCGACGGGGAATTGGATCAAGGTCGTGCAAAGATTACCTGTGCGTATCGAAATTGATCCTAATCAATTGCGACAACGGCCGTTGCGGATTGGCCTATCGATGGAAACGACCATACATCTGGAAAAATAG
- a CDS encoding TetR/AcrR family transcriptional regulator translates to MRSKSEDKRKEILKAATDVFIEKGYGGASISEIAMRVGGSKSTLYNYFSSKEALFFAVMEEMARLTARPLIDDLEQACDPKVALENFVYHVMKLLCTTEMMEFRRMLISEGRRTNIGKKMHELEGKKYLDKFAKFYDLKMREGYFIKADPLEAAMHMYSLCYGPPVQLVLAGVIETASEDLLKQASRSVANFFFRGYSVTNRASTK, encoded by the coding sequence GTGAGATCGAAAAGCGAAGACAAACGGAAAGAGATTCTCAAAGCAGCGACAGACGTATTCATTGAGAAGGGGTACGGTGGTGCGAGTATTTCAGAAATAGCGATGCGCGTTGGTGGCTCGAAAAGTACGCTTTACAATTATTTCAGCTCTAAGGAAGCACTGTTCTTTGCAGTGATGGAAGAAATGGCGCGCTTGACTGCGAGACCGCTGATTGATGATCTGGAGCAAGCCTGCGATCCCAAAGTAGCGTTGGAGAATTTCGTATACCACGTTATGAAGCTGCTGTGCACGACAGAAATGATGGAATTTAGGCGTATGCTTATTAGCGAGGGCAGGCGCACAAATATCGGTAAAAAAATGCATGAGTTGGAGGGTAAAAAGTATCTCGATAAATTTGCGAAATTTTATGACCTGAAAATGCGTGAAGGCTATTTTATAAAGGCAGACCCTTTGGAGGCAGCGATGCACATGTACTCGTTGTGCTACGGGCCCCCCGTGCAGCTAGTGCTGGCCGGTGTCATTGAAACTGCTTCCGAGGATCTGTTGAAGCAGGCCTCTCGCTCGGTTGCAAATTTCTTTTTTAGAGGCTACTCAGTAACGAACAGGGCCTCGACTAAATAA
- the nth gene encoding endonuclease III, which translates to MNAEKRHQIFSRLREQNPNPTTELDYSSTFELLISVVLSAQATDVSVNKATAKLYPVANTPEAIYALGVEGLTPYIKTIGLFNSKAVNVIKTCKILMDQYHSEVPANRDALESLPGVGRKTANVVLNTAFGQPAMAVDTHIFRVSNRTRIAPGKNVLEVEKKLMRMVPKEFLLDAHHWLILHGRYVCTARKPRCGACIIEDLCEFKDKTEYD; encoded by the coding sequence ATGAACGCAGAAAAACGCCACCAGATTTTCTCCCGTTTACGGGAACAGAACCCGAACCCAACCACCGAACTGGACTATTCCAGCACCTTCGAATTGCTGATTTCGGTGGTGCTATCAGCCCAGGCAACGGATGTCAGCGTTAACAAGGCCACGGCCAAACTCTATCCGGTTGCCAATACGCCGGAAGCCATCTACGCCCTGGGCGTTGAGGGGCTGACCCCTTATATAAAAACCATCGGCTTGTTTAACAGCAAGGCAGTTAACGTTATTAAAACCTGTAAGATCCTGATGGATCAGTACCATAGCGAGGTGCCCGCCAATCGGGACGCGCTGGAATCCTTACCCGGAGTCGGCAGGAAAACCGCTAATGTGGTCCTGAACACGGCCTTTGGGCAGCCGGCCATGGCGGTGGATACCCACATATTCAGAGTGTCTAACCGCACCCGCATCGCGCCCGGCAAAAATGTGCTGGAAGTGGAGAAAAAGCTCATGCGGATGGTGCCGAAAGAGTTTCTGCTGGATGCCCATCACTGGTTGATTTTGCACGGGCGCTATGTGTGTACCGCCCGCAAGCCCCGCTGTGGCGCCTGTATTATCGAAGACCTATGTGAATTCAAAGACAAAACCGAGTACGATTGA
- a CDS encoding Trm112 family protein yields MFETKLLEILVCPVSKAKLEYDADKSELICLASNMAYPVRDGIAVMLEEEARTISLDEKESYKRRPRPPQY; encoded by the coding sequence ATGTTCGAGACCAAACTATTGGAAATTCTGGTTTGCCCAGTGAGCAAAGCCAAACTGGAATACGATGCCGATAAATCCGAGTTAATCTGCCTGGCCAGCAATATGGCGTATCCGGTGCGGGACGGCATCGCCGTGATGCTGGAAGAAGAAGCCCGTACCATTAGCCTGGATGAAAAAGAATCCTACAAGCGCCGCCCCCGCCCTCCCCAATATTAA
- a CDS encoding alpha/beta hydrolase encodes MPKTSQTLLEYEIIEPGREATACVIWLHGLGASGHDFIPVVPHLPLADDLSVRFIFPHAPSIPVSCNSGYVMPAWYDILALTEVREINQSHLEDSRMAVSLLIEQQIEQGIPCEKILLIGFSQGGAVVYHTGLQYPQKLAGLIALSTYMPNPQLLDDTARTTNQNITIHIAQGTADDMVKEPVAYLAYEWLQQHEYKVDWTTYPMGHEVCMPEIRQIGTWITELLKD; translated from the coding sequence ATGCCAAAAACCTCCCAAACTTTACTTGAATACGAAATTATCGAACCCGGACGAGAAGCCACCGCCTGTGTTATCTGGCTACATGGACTGGGTGCAAGTGGCCACGATTTTATCCCGGTGGTTCCCCACCTGCCGTTAGCGGATGACTTGTCAGTACGCTTTATTTTTCCCCATGCACCCAGTATTCCCGTGTCTTGCAACTCAGGTTATGTGATGCCGGCATGGTATGACATTCTGGCGCTTACCGAGGTGCGTGAAATCAACCAATCCCATCTGGAAGATTCACGCATGGCAGTGTCGCTGTTGATCGAACAGCAAATTGAGCAAGGCATTCCTTGCGAAAAAATTCTGCTGATTGGTTTTTCCCAGGGAGGTGCAGTGGTCTATCACACCGGACTTCAGTATCCGCAAAAATTAGCGGGTCTGATTGCGTTATCCACCTACATGCCTAATCCACAATTGTTGGATGACACCGCCAGGACCACGAACCAGAATATAACGATCCATATTGCTCAGGGCACTGCAGATGACATGGTGAAAGAACCCGTAGCCTACCTCGCTTATGAATGGTTGCAGCAACATGAATACAAGGTGGACTGGACCACTTACCCTATGGGCCACGAAGTATGTATGCCTGAAATCCGTCAAATAGGCACCTGGATTACTGAGCTATTAAAAGACTGA
- the gloA gene encoding lactoylglutathione lyase: MRLLHTMIRVTNLDASLAFYTEVLGMKLLRKKDYPDGKFTLAFVGFGAESEQACLELTHNWDTDQYELGNAYGHVALEVDDVYKACDAIRERGGVITREPGPMKHGSTILAFVKDPDGYSIELLGKKS; this comes from the coding sequence ATGAGATTACTACACACCATGATCCGCGTAACGAATCTGGACGCGTCTTTAGCATTCTATACCGAAGTCCTGGGCATGAAATTGTTGCGTAAGAAGGATTATCCCGACGGCAAGTTCACGCTGGCCTTTGTGGGGTTTGGTGCAGAGTCGGAGCAGGCTTGTCTGGAGCTGACCCACAACTGGGACACCGATCAATACGAGCTGGGCAACGCCTATGGGCATGTGGCTCTGGAGGTCGACGACGTTTACAAAGCCTGTGATGCAATCCGTGAGCGGGGCGGGGTGATTACCCGAGAGCCCGGTCCGATGAAGCATGGCTCCACCATCCTGGCCTTTGTCAAAGACCCGGATGGTTATTCTATTGAGCTGCTGGGCAAGAAAAGCTAA
- a CDS encoding oxygenase MpaB family protein: MPAINSTQTPTQKDSAQRPSPLTPKEWDQQFPGVLDAIAIMAGAANVIMQLARLPVGHGVVESRVESGALFKHPIKRARTTITYLGIVWLGTAEEKQLYRAAVNGAHRQVHSTEQSKVKYNAFDPELQMWVAACLYWGIVDTNQKLGYRMSPSQRQAFYRLGSQLGTTLQVKADMWPADEDAFERYWQEGLAKMEIDETTRDFFNRLIDLEFLHPILSKLFGPVNRFMTIGFLPPAFRDELCVAWDSGKQRKFERLMSVIRSVNCATPRVLRQLPFYYVMWDFRRRVSKGVPLV, translated from the coding sequence ATGCCGGCGATTAATTCAACCCAAACACCGACACAAAAAGACAGCGCTCAGAGGCCGTCTCCATTGACCCCCAAGGAGTGGGATCAACAATTTCCCGGCGTGTTGGATGCCATTGCGATTATGGCCGGCGCTGCCAATGTGATAATGCAACTGGCCCGGTTACCGGTAGGTCATGGGGTGGTGGAGAGCCGTGTTGAAAGTGGCGCGTTGTTCAAACATCCGATTAAACGAGCGCGTACCACCATTACCTATCTCGGCATTGTCTGGCTTGGCACCGCGGAAGAAAAGCAGCTGTATCGTGCAGCCGTAAACGGTGCCCATCGGCAAGTGCATTCCACTGAACAATCCAAGGTTAAATACAATGCCTTCGATCCGGAGTTACAGATGTGGGTAGCGGCCTGTTTGTATTGGGGCATTGTGGATACCAACCAAAAACTGGGTTATCGGATGAGCCCGTCGCAACGCCAGGCGTTTTATCGGTTGGGTTCGCAGTTAGGTACCACGCTGCAGGTAAAAGCGGATATGTGGCCTGCGGATGAAGACGCTTTTGAGCGCTACTGGCAAGAAGGGCTCGCGAAAATGGAAATTGACGAGACCACACGTGACTTTTTTAATCGCTTGATTGATCTGGAGTTCTTGCATCCGATTCTCAGTAAATTATTCGGCCCGGTGAATCGCTTTATGACCATCGGCTTTCTACCTCCGGCGTTCCGCGATGAATTGTGTGTTGCTTGGGATAGCGGCAAGCAACGTAAATTCGAACGCTTGATGTCGGTGATCCGAAGCGTGAATTGCGCAACGCCGCGGGTGCTGCGTCAGCTGCCGTTCTATTATGTAATGTGGGATTTTCGTCGTCGGGTCAGTAAGGGTGTTCCACTGGTGTAA
- a CDS encoding EAL domain-containing protein produces the protein MNDQTPLVIVGDPLDNNIAYYTEVIQALGAQCLAAVSGKNLVNLVVSHQPALVILDSQLADPDAYQLLNLLKSGKKSRHIPVLFVVGNLSERKMSLYQAMFTLVDVLTKPLSEKKLQRVLTDYLKQYRYRRAIEQLAVKSKGKKADSNHDGVLAIDERGQILFANHEAERILKVSSLQLAGTYLESLFEHSCSKVRSNWKEHPVSKVTSREQILQVDKSILWRGDGIAISVKFAAVPLTNKHNIHLLFAFHELKDTRESKDKLASLSKIDHLTNLPLRASLEDSIDRNMLKAGISGFYFALLCVDLDHFRYINESLGHDRGDLLIKAVSERILEVVRRDDLVGRMEGDEFVVVLTHIDIPENAGMVANKIIERVREPFLIDGHEVFTGCSIGVSVYPTCGDDAKTLLKNAEASLVRAKAIGRNSYQYFTVEMNKLRLEQMQMEFELRQAVEQKQWRIQYLPVAHFDSRAVVACEVRLSWVHPKRGEIALETFLAAAEEAGLAADIFRWLWMQALQRFESLESEAKDKVRLILPMSPAILLQDGGVDWVITSIAQVGLASDQIYLELPETYYTVRLGQHGEVLNELCRNGFNLILDSFGTGYAPLSLLKDVPYSLVKLSDSFVSVCDISKSDQAIIKGVIDMAHQLGMQVMAAAVDSEAQQQFLQAVACDWLTGEAVERALDETPQKLDAMGLYVMPG, from the coding sequence ATGAATGATCAAACGCCGCTCGTTATCGTTGGTGATCCGCTGGATAACAACATCGCGTATTACACTGAAGTGATTCAAGCTTTGGGTGCACAATGCCTGGCTGCAGTCAGCGGTAAGAACCTGGTTAATCTGGTGGTTAGCCACCAGCCGGCACTGGTCATTTTGGATTCGCAGCTAGCGGATCCGGATGCCTATCAATTGTTAAACCTTTTAAAGTCAGGCAAAAAATCCCGCCATATTCCGGTGTTGTTTGTTGTCGGGAATCTATCCGAACGTAAGATGAGCTTGTATCAAGCCATGTTTACGTTGGTGGACGTACTGACTAAACCCCTGTCGGAGAAGAAGTTACAACGAGTTTTGACGGATTACCTGAAACAATATCGTTACCGCCGGGCGATCGAACAACTGGCCGTAAAATCAAAAGGTAAAAAAGCGGACAGCAATCACGATGGGGTATTGGCGATAGACGAACGCGGCCAGATATTGTTTGCAAACCACGAAGCTGAACGAATTCTGAAAGTCAGTAGTCTGCAATTAGCAGGCACTTATCTGGAAAGTCTGTTTGAACATTCCTGCTCAAAAGTACGTTCGAACTGGAAAGAACATCCGGTATCCAAGGTGACCTCCCGCGAGCAAATTTTGCAAGTCGATAAATCAATATTGTGGCGAGGTGACGGTATCGCAATCAGCGTAAAATTTGCGGCTGTACCGTTAACAAACAAACACAATATCCATTTGCTGTTCGCTTTCCATGAACTTAAAGACACACGGGAATCGAAAGATAAACTGGCGTCATTATCCAAAATTGATCACCTGACTAATCTGCCTTTACGTGCCTCTTTGGAAGATTCCATTGATCGCAATATGCTGAAGGCGGGAATCTCGGGGTTTTATTTCGCCCTGCTGTGTGTGGATCTGGATCACTTTCGGTATATCAACGAAAGCCTGGGACACGATCGTGGTGATTTGCTGATTAAGGCAGTTTCTGAACGTATTCTTGAAGTTGTGCGGCGCGATGATTTAGTGGGTCGCATGGAAGGGGACGAGTTTGTCGTGGTGCTCACTCATATCGATATACCGGAAAACGCCGGCATGGTAGCCAACAAGATTATCGAACGCGTTCGTGAACCTTTTTTAATTGATGGTCATGAAGTTTTTACTGGTTGTTCGATTGGCGTAAGTGTTTATCCCACCTGTGGTGATGATGCTAAAACCCTTCTTAAAAATGCAGAAGCCTCTTTGGTGAGGGCCAAAGCCATTGGTCGCAACAGCTATCAATATTTCACAGTCGAAATGAATAAGCTGCGGCTTGAACAAATGCAGATGGAATTTGAACTGCGTCAGGCTGTGGAACAGAAGCAATGGCGTATTCAGTATCTACCGGTCGCCCATTTCGATAGCCGCGCGGTAGTGGCTTGTGAGGTTCGCTTGAGTTGGGTGCACCCCAAGCGCGGTGAAATTGCACTGGAAACGTTCCTGGCCGCAGCAGAGGAAGCGGGCCTGGCGGCGGATATTTTCCGCTGGTTATGGATGCAGGCTTTACAGCGTTTCGAATCACTGGAAAGTGAGGCCAAAGACAAAGTGCGCCTTATATTACCCATGTCACCCGCGATTCTGCTGCAGGATGGTGGGGTGGATTGGGTGATTACCTCGATAGCGCAAGTGGGGCTGGCCAGCGATCAGATCTATCTGGAATTACCGGAAACCTATTATACCGTGCGTTTGGGGCAGCACGGTGAAGTGCTGAATGAACTTTGTCGCAACGGCTTTAATCTGATTCTGGATAGCTTCGGCACCGGATACGCGCCGTTATCGTTGCTTAAAGATGTGCCGTATTCCCTGGTGAAATTAAGCGATAGCTTTGTATCTGTCTGTGATATCTCCAAATCCGATCAGGCCATCATAAAAGGGGTAATCGACATGGCTCACCAATTGGGTATGCAGGTCATGGCTGCCGCCGTTGATTCTGAAGCCCAGCAGCAGTTCTTGCAAGCGGTGGCCTGTGACTGGTTGACTGGCGAAGCAGTGGAGCGGGCTCTGGATGAAACCCCCCAGAAACTGGATGCGATGGGTCTGTACGTGATGCCCGGCTAA
- a CDS encoding argininosuccinate synthase has protein sequence MSDINKVVLAYSGGLDTSVIVKWLQESYQCEVVTFTADLGQGEEVEPARAKAEAMGIKEIFIEDVREEFVRDFVFPMFRANTIYEGEYLLGTSIARPLIAKRLVEIAEETGADAISHGATGKGNDQVRFELGAYALQPGIKVIAPWREWNLTSRETLMNYAQEHQIPVDFSKAGKKSPYSMDANLLHISYEGGILEDPWSEPEEDMWRWSVSPENAPDQPTYIELSYEGGDIVAIDGVRLAAHEVLAQLNKVGGDNGIGRVDIVENRYVGMKARGAYETPGGTIMMRAHRAIESITLDREVAHLKDSLMPKYAELIYNGYWWSPERTMLQAMIDQTQDVVNGVVRLKLYKGNVTVVGRQSDQSLFDDRIATFEDDAGAYDQKDAEGFIKLNALRLRIAASKGRKLK, from the coding sequence ATGTCTGATATCAACAAGGTGGTGCTTGCCTATTCTGGCGGTCTGGATACCTCTGTCATTGTAAAATGGCTGCAGGAAAGCTATCAGTGCGAGGTGGTCACGTTTACCGCCGATCTGGGGCAGGGAGAAGAAGTCGAGCCCGCCCGAGCCAAAGCCGAGGCCATGGGAATCAAAGAAATTTTCATTGAGGACGTGCGGGAAGAGTTCGTGCGTGACTTTGTATTCCCCATGTTTCGCGCTAACACCATCTATGAAGGTGAGTACCTGCTGGGCACGTCAATCGCACGTCCGCTCATTGCCAAGCGTCTGGTGGAAATAGCGGAAGAAACCGGAGCGGATGCGATCTCTCACGGGGCCACCGGCAAAGGCAACGATCAGGTGCGATTTGAGTTGGGCGCTTACGCATTGCAACCGGGTATTAAGGTGATTGCGCCTTGGCGCGAATGGAACCTGACCTCGCGCGAAACACTAATGAACTATGCACAGGAACATCAGATTCCGGTGGATTTCTCTAAAGCCGGTAAAAAATCCCCTTATTCTATGGACGCTAATCTACTCCATATTTCTTATGAAGGCGGCATTCTGGAAGACCCCTGGTCAGAACCGGAAGAGGACATGTGGCGTTGGTCCGTGAGCCCTGAGAACGCGCCAGACCAGCCCACCTATATTGAGCTGAGCTACGAAGGCGGCGATATCGTGGCTATTGACGGGGTGCGTCTGGCGGCCCATGAAGTACTGGCACAGCTGAACAAAGTCGGCGGCGACAATGGCATTGGCAGAGTTGATATTGTTGAGAACCGTTATGTGGGTATGAAAGCCCGCGGCGCCTACGAAACACCCGGCGGGACCATTATGATGCGTGCTCACCGCGCCATAGAATCGATTACCCTGGATCGGGAAGTGGCTCACCTGAAAGACAGCTTGATGCCCAAATACGCCGAGCTGATTTATAACGGCTACTGGTGGAGCCCGGAGCGGACCATGCTGCAGGCGATGATTGATCAGACCCAGGATGTAGTGAACGGCGTGGTGCGACTAAAACTGTATAAAGGCAATGTCACGGTCGTTGGCCGACAATCGGACCAATCCTTGTTTGATGATCGTATTGCCACGTTCGAAGACGATGCCGGAGCGTACGATCAGAAGGATGCCGAAGGCTTTATCAAACTCAATGCACTGCGTCTGCGCATTGCTGCCTCGAAAGGTCGTAAACTTAAATAA
- a CDS encoding flagellar protein MotY, protein MDSWLDDVNMWRILLIILAFLAPSPAFSHTYEARVDESVWHLDPSPLQCRLWQSVPNYGDAVFEANAGQTLQFYMDLYRPISRGGKAEMSVEAPEWRSGLVSRPIGTTDFKAGRRPIELAEEVANQMLAELQVGMTPSFSHPGWFNEHPVTVGVSAVNFQRAYRDYLSCVSGLYPANFEELRQSRLLFGINKVGINPEIQQRLDLIAGYINLDPSIKKIYIDGYADKPGRRGHNWELSRLRAAAVKTYLEEQGVMPELIVMNYHGEGRSSRRFQKEQYSADDRRASIRLVR, encoded by the coding sequence ATGGATAGCTGGTTGGACGATGTGAATATGTGGCGTATCCTTCTGATTATTTTAGCTTTTTTGGCCCCGAGTCCGGCGTTCTCTCATACCTACGAGGCGCGGGTGGATGAGTCCGTCTGGCATTTGGACCCTTCTCCTTTGCAATGTCGCCTGTGGCAATCCGTTCCCAATTACGGCGACGCCGTATTTGAAGCCAATGCGGGACAAACGCTGCAATTCTATATGGATTTGTATCGACCCATAAGCCGGGGTGGAAAAGCCGAGATGTCGGTAGAGGCACCGGAATGGCGCAGCGGATTGGTCTCCAGGCCGATCGGCACCACGGATTTCAAAGCGGGGCGACGACCCATCGAGTTAGCTGAAGAGGTCGCGAACCAAATGCTGGCGGAGTTGCAGGTGGGGATGACGCCGTCTTTCAGTCACCCCGGCTGGTTTAACGAACATCCGGTCACAGTGGGCGTTTCGGCGGTGAATTTTCAACGTGCTTACCGTGACTATCTATCCTGTGTGTCGGGCTTGTACCCGGCGAACTTTGAAGAGCTACGCCAGTCCAGGCTGCTGTTCGGAATCAATAAAGTTGGAATTAATCCCGAAATTCAGCAACGCCTGGATTTGATTGCCGGTTATATCAACCTGGATCCTTCCATAAAGAAAATATACATTGACGGTTACGCCGACAAGCCAGGCCGGCGTGGTCACAATTGGGAGCTTTCCCGCTTGCGTGCTGCGGCGGTGAAAACCTATCTTGAAGAGCAGGGCGTGATGCCGGAATTAATAGTGATGAACTACCACGGTGAAGGCCGCAGCTCCAGACGCTTCCAGAAAGAGCAATATTCTGCAGACGACCGCCGTGCCTCGATACGCCTGGTGAGGTAG